A single region of the Triticum dicoccoides isolate Atlit2015 ecotype Zavitan chromosome 2B, WEW_v2.0, whole genome shotgun sequence genome encodes:
- the LOC119368898 gene encoding uncharacterized protein LOC119368898, which yields MRALNAALKKLASPSEFIAMIPEVHSYVNTRGAFEGMYPRSAAEKVSPTEWWITFGDTTPVLQKYAIQIVSQCTSSSGCERNWSTYALVHTLVRNRLGFEKLHKMVFCHYNLGLRIRLILGETKEKEVDTCALLMNTSLYDCNNEIMDWLGNSTSDSMQDEDAYDGDGDCPVVVEVGQKRTRGSGMPPSEEEEEEEGAEDVDDGEDDEGNNDVLPNENSEPLRKSTRKRRKRKLDSF from the exons ATGAGGGCACTCAATGCAGCACTTAAGAAGTTGGCTAGTCCTTCAGAGTTCATTGCTATGATTCCTGAAGTTCACTCTTATGTCAATACAAGAGGGGCTTTTGAAGGCATGTACCCTCGTAGTGCAGCTGAAAAGGTGTCCCCAACTGAGTGGTGGATAACATTTGGAGATACTACACCGGTGCTTCAAAAGTATGCTATTCAGATTGTTTCTCAATGCACCTCTTCAAGCGGTTGTGAGCGGAATTGGAGCACATACGCTTTAGTGCATACACTAGTGAGGAACCGTCTTGGTTTTGAAAAGTTGCACAAGATGGTTTTTTGCCACTACAACCTTGGGCTGCGAATCCGACTAATTCTTGGTGAGACAAAAGAGAAAGAGGTTGATACTTGTGCGTTGTTGATGAATACCTCTCTCTATGATTGTAACAACGAAATCATGGATTGGCTGGGCAACTCAACAAGTGATTCCATGCAAGATGAGGATGCGTATGATGGTGATGGTGATTGTCCAGTGGTCGTAGAGGTGGGACAAAAGAGAACTAGAGGAAGTGGGATGCCTCcaagtgaggaggaagaggaggaagagggggcagaGGATGTAGATGATGGGGAGGATGATGAAG GTAACAATGACGTGCTGCCTAACGAAAACAGTGAACCTCTGCGGAAGTCTACAAGAaaaaggaggaagaggaag CTTGATTCGTTTTAA